The segment AGACTCTAGAGCCCAACTACCAGCGCTACACCATCGACAAACACCTGAAGAGATACAGGAAGGCCCTGCACCACCTCAGCAAGTGTGGTGAGTGTGTCATGCAATAACCCTCAGCATTTCATTAAGGGGACAATTACGTAATTGAAATTAATGACCTAGACtgggtgttgttgtttttgtaccAGGTGAGGAGCACTTCACCGAGGCCCTAAATCTGGTGAAGGACCAGAGGCTGTATAGTGAAGCCCTAGGGCTCTATCCAACAGACGGCCCTCAGTACAAGGTAATGCATTCTCTCACATGACTAAATAAGTAGCCACACTGTGTGCTACTGTTATGTCTCTGACCTCCCAACCCTGACTTTTACCCCTGACCTCTGTCCAGGCCTTGAGCTGTGCCTACGCTGAGTACCTGGTGGAGCAGCAGCAGGCAGAGCAGGCAGGGTTGTTGCTGTGGCGCTGCGGCGAGGCAGTCCGTGCCCTCCAGGCCTTCGTGAGCAGTGCCAGCTGGAGGAACGCCCTTTGTGTGGCAGAGCAGATACCCCTTCCACCTGATCAGCTGGCACTGCTGGCTAGGGACCTGGCAGGTACTGTCCTATCCACGTCCTGGCACTCAGCACCACCACATGAAGTCTAAAAGTTGTGTTGTCGATTCAAAACGTATTGCTCATTTGGTTTCATATTTCCCCCTATTGTTTCAGAGAAACTGATAGAGCTCAGAAGATATACGGAGGCAGCCATATTGTTGGAGCAGTATGCTAAGGACTGTGAGGAGGCCATCTCGGCTCTGATCACAGGTGCAGTCTGGGAAGAAGCACTTCGACTGGTGAGTTAACAAGATGGCCTCCATCGTACAACATGCTCGACAAACTCCTCCCGAGACAAAATGACATAGTCTTTTGTCTGTCCTAGGTGTATTTGTACAACAGACAAGACATCATTGAAACGAACCTCAAACCAGCTCTCTTGGAAGGTAAAACCCCAATTTAACATTGGTGAATTAAAAATGCTCTTCATGATAGTGCTAATGATGTTTCAGTGTGCAATATATTCGTTATTTGTGATCTTTATGGCACCAAATCTATATACATTGGTTTTATGAACACTGTTTTCTTAAGCATGTAGTTCTCAGACCTCCTACCTGGAAGCTCAGAGGGCGATGTTCATTCGTCACAAAACCCGTCTGGCCGTGGTACGGGAGCTTAAGGAAAAGGCCAGGCTGGAGTTACTGGGTAAACCAGCATTACTTACACAAATACCGTTTTTGTAATAGCTTAAGGGGCTTTGAGAATGGGCTTGTCCATGTTGTACTGAcgtgcctccctctctctgtggttccctttctctcccttgtctccctctctcattcaagATGAGGATGTCCCAGACTGTCCAGAGGCAGAGCTCTACTCAGAGGCCAGTAGTGTGATGTCCGGCAGCCGTGCCGGCTCCAAGTACTCACATAGTAACTCCCGCATCTCCTCGTGAGTCAGCCCTTTACACATCTGTATGAATTACACGAAATACTTAGTGGGGTTGGGACTTGGTAGTAAGATGTCGGTAGTCTCAGTATGAGATAGGAACTAACCTCTGTCTCTTAGGAGGTCGTCTAAGAATCGCCGGAAGGCTGAGCGCAAGAAGCTGAGTCTGAAGGAAGGGACCCCCCTAGAGGACATGGCCCTGCTGCATGCCCTGGCAGAGATCATCCACTCTGTGGACAAGATGAGAGGTGGGAGATGCACGTTCTTGTCGATCTCTTATCCCTTTTGCCTGTAATAGTTTTTTTAATCGTCACATTCAGGTTTTGTATAGTGGTTCCTCTAAGGTAGAGTCATGTGGGCAGGTCCTGTGTGATTGACAGTGTTATGCTCTGCCCCTGCAGAGGAGGTGCACAGCCTGCTGAAGGGCCTGATGCTGTTCCAGTTTGACGGACAGGCGGGGAGGCTGCAACAGGCCTATGGGGAGGCTCTCCAGATGATTGAGGTGGCCCTTCCTGAAGTTTGGCAGGAGGGTCTTCAGCAGAGTCAGGCtccggtgagacacacacacacacacacactcacaggcttGTTCTTAGGAGTTAATTTAACCTGTTTTCAATTGGTTCTCCAGATTACCGGTCCTAACTCCACAGCCAATAGTATCATGGCTTCATTTCAACAGCCAAGACCCTCATCAACCCAAGGTCAGTTTTCGTAGTATTATCCTATTTATTACTATTGAACATACACAATTTACTCATTTGTTTAGTAATATTAGGTGCTAAAATCAAATGTTTGTATTCCCTTTTTAGTTTATTAATATAGTATACACGTTTCCTCTTTGCAGATTCAGAGACTCCCCCACCCCCAAAGATGAGAAATGGTGTCAAGTGGAAACTGAGTATTTTGAAGTAGCTTTTTGTCATCACTGTTTTCTTGTTTCTTCTTTTAACTGTAAAGCTATCTTATCACGTAACCTATAAATAAAGATGTATACTGGATCTTCTTGTAACTCTTGTATGACTAAAGCATGATCAACAGAGCTGTCAAATGTTCTCACAATATAATGGATATGGAATTATTAATACTGTCAGAGATTTGGAAACGGCAGGCAGTCAGTCCATAGTTCAATTTAGTAAATTTACTGTTTTATTTGCCAACCTTAAAGGCACATTGATAAGTAGCTTTCAGAAACATTTTCGATAAATGACAAAGGGCCCTTTCTCCTCATAGTCTTTCCTCCGAATCCAAAGTGACTGGAAAGAGGACAGGGAGGCAAGGATGGAACCTCCCAGCCACACTGTGTTTTGACGCTCCTGGGATGCCACAATGGTAGTCCCACCACATGGTGCTATCTGGTTGAGCTCGCTCTGCAGCCGTTCAGGAAGACCACTGAACATTGTGGAGCCGCCACAGATCAGGATATTCTGTAGCATGTCACTCTTCAATCTGATGTCACATTTATTGATACAGTTCATGACCATAATAGGAAGTCCTGGCTCACGGGATCCAATCAGATTTGGCTGGAATAGCACCTCTGGACAAAGAAAACGCTCATTTCCCAATGAGATATAATTCCCATCTGGAAGCTTGTATTGCACCATGTCACAAACTCTTAATTCAATGTCTATATCAGGGGCTACATAGCAACATTTTGCCTTGATGTCATCCATTAGGCCTAATTTGTCAAAAGAAAACCCTTTTCCAGACTCCTGCAGTAACTTCTGCAAGTAAAGGTCAAGGCTTCGTCCTGCATATTCTGCACGACAGGTGTAACTTGGCATGTAGTGGCCGTCGTCAATGGGAACTGCATAAGAGCATCCATGCCCGCATTCCAAAACCAGTCCGCTAGTTCTGCCATAGGAATACATGGATAAAACGGACtggttttcaataaacattgctGGAGTGCTGAAGCTCTCGAACATGATTTCGGCGAGTTTTTCTCTGTTGGTGGTCGGACTAAGAGGAGGGTCACACAAAAGCACGGCGTGCTCCTCGCTTGGGATACCCAGCGTTTTGAACGCGTATTCCCACAGTCTCTCCATTGCATCCCATTCTGTTACTATGCCATTATGCACAGGGCTGACGTGGGATATGTCTAGTGTTTCTAGAATTTCCCTCCCCACATAGCCGTGCTTGTAATCCAATGGGCCTTTGCGCGCCAAACCCACAACACTGGGAATTACGCAGGAGGGCGCATCCGCCCCAGCAAACCCGGTTTTCATGTATCCTGTACCGACATCGATGACTACCGCCTTGGTGCACTTCACGATACCCTTTGCCTTTGGACTCGACTCCTCTTCATCAAGCTCTGTTTTCGGATTAGATGATTTGGATGACTTCCGTTTAGGGTTATCCTGAGAGGTGTTTTTTGACTTCGAAGACTTTTTCTTTTCCTGACTTTTCCCTTCATTCACTCTGATCAACTTTGCGACTTTTGCAGGACCCTCACTTGGCAGAATGGGATCCACAAAAGTCTCGTTATCCATATTTTTACTTCATGGTGTAGGCCATAACTGTAACATGCAAAACCCAAAAGCGCTATGTCCCGAACTGTGTCCCGACAATTTTTGAAGCGCCAGGGTGAAGCGCATTCAATCAGTGTGTTACCTTTGTGACGTTATTGATCGCAGTAATAATCGACGTAATACGGAACAGTTAGAAACGAGAAGAGTAGCTGCAGATcgctagtctgggtaccagtcttttTAGCTAATATTCCGCCCCTTGCCAGAGACTGGCCTTTTGGCAATCTAAAAGTTCAATATGCAAACGGATTTACGGCGCAGTTGCTGTTTGGTAGTTGGAAACAACATTCATATTTTCCATGACAATGTTATGGAACAACAAAGCCCTAGTCAAAAAATCCTATAGGATTAGCGATATTTTCCAATCGAATCCTATAGGATTCTCACAATCCTATAGGGTTTTGTGTCCCCTGTATCAGAATCCCATTTGACTACTTTTTTTCATATTGGGAATCAAAAGTAATCAGATTGGTTCCTATAGGTTTGGTAGAATTTTGTCACCCAATTCAGATTCCTATTATAACTTTTTATTCTTCTTAATTAAACCAATTCAATTATAGTTTGTCATTATTTACAGTACAATGCAACAACATTAATTACATGTTCGTTGATCGGAAACAGCAGTTCTATATTAATTTGatacaataaatatgtggaaATGACAATATCACTGGAGTCATTGCAAATCAATACCGCCACTTGTGTAGCTACTTGGAGCCGGTAAACGGATTTAATAAATAGCATATAACTTCAGTTTATTGTTGTTACAGTTTTGTGTTATGGTATTATTGATGGTACTGTTTAGTTAATTAAATTGGAAGTTATCAATTGTGATCATGGTCACAGCTCTATCGCAATTGACGATCAGCTAAAATGCATTAGATTGACGgtaacagtcagtcagagtaggctacaggttaaaaaaaacacactggctgttgttgacaaGCATATTCAGTTCATATCCATATTATGTGATTCCGTGATTGAAACGACGACTCCATCAGTAGCCTATTCCAGTAGGCTATTGGGTAACACAAGCACTTACTATTTATGTTGAATAAATTAGTCTGTCAATTTGAACTAAACAAGCTGCTAAATCCTTCATTTTGCATAGGCTACTGAAATTAGATGTAGGCTAGGTCTAGCTGGTGCTATAGGCTACCAGGATATAGCTAAGCAAACCATGGCAGTTGAATTACAATCATAAACCCAGATTTTACAGGGATTTTAGTGAATAGTCAAACGAgttcactcccagacagtcctagcaaaattcttgcttgagaaattccTCTTTGCTAAGAATCTATTTTTGTttctctttgaccatttttaattGAAAATAATCACGGTAATACCCTTTACTGACTTGACAGTATGTTGCCTAGAGCCCAGAATGTTTTTTTTAGAGCCCAGTCCCATTTTAACCACGTTCTTGCCAGGATAAGCCTTTTATATCTCCCGTGCACACGCTGGCAAGTGTAGGAGTGGGCAAATGTGGGTGGATGTCTATTTTAATAAATCGATTGACTATACACCATCACAAAGAAAGCCATTATACATTTGTTTTAGGCAGGTCCTAGGAAACATTTTAGGCTATAAAACtagtaaaatgtattttcaaaataATAGAATGGCATATTTTGAGTTTGTTACTGGTCTGTCAACACACATTTTACCCTATGTTATAGTGCGCTAAGAATATAATGAAATATAAAATACTAATATTTTCCCAACAGGACATTCCCAACAGGACATAAAACGTGATATTTTGAAACAGAGCCCAAAGCAAGCCCGTGCTTTTTTGATCCACTTTATACCCTTGGCCTTGTTAGGGAGCTGGCGTAGGGTCTTACATTGAGAGTATCTTCGTCATGATACCCATAGAAAATAATATCAATCTATATTGTCAACAGCATTAGTCTCGTGTTCATACTTCACAACCTCCGCAGGATTTTGGAGTTGCCGGCGATCGAGCAAAAATAATAGGTCTACACTTAATTTAGGCTACATTActgcatgctaaatgtttctgatcagtaaTAGATGAGCAAACAAATAGATGAACTATACCACCTCCACGTATTTTCCCAACCAGAGATCTAAATAAATATGGAGAATAAAACAATATGACGTTAACCAGAGATCTAAACAAATATGGAGATTCAAACAATATGACGTTAACCAGAGATCTAAACAAATATGGAGAATAAAACAATATGACGTTAAGACGAGTCACAGGCTTTTGGTTGGGAGTGGGCCTAGGCTACTAAACGACTGCAAGTGAAGAGCAAAATAACCCACTTGTTAAACTACGTAACATACTGGCAAAATGTTCTGTTCGGTGTTGATTAATGAGCCATCTAGACAATATTACATTTCTACAGCCTGATTGTAGCCTGACCAATAGCAaacagagattcagtgaaaataaaaattggACATTGATTTATAAAGACCCCACGCTTGTTTCAAAGCAGCATGAAACGGTTGATCACACGTTGGTAGACTATTGCTTCAATCATATAACAATTGGATGCCTTTGGGAGtttcagtaagcaacaatttgccTTCAATTGCTTTAGCCTACTTTATTCCAGTGCATGTGGTGGGCTATGTGAAGATATGGGAGTAGTGACATGCCTTGCAAAGTTTAACATTTCCAGGATGATTGTAGTAACAGGCGGTGTTTAGCAACCATAAAGAGTTTAAGAGTAGTGCGCGCCAAATGCCGCCTCAGCGTTACGGTTAAGTTTCATACCAAACCTATGCTTTAAAACACATAATATGCAATTCTACTCAGTTTGCCATAGGGCAGAGAAAAATGCATTTTTACAAAATAATTTCTAAATATACCAATTTTGCCATGTGGTGGAGAGAACTTTTTGTAGTTTTGtactaatttcctgcatttctacacattttgtaatgacttgATATGAGCGAGAATGAATAACAAAACCAATGGGGCCCCTGGGGAGTACCCTGCATGCCCTGTTGGTATTTGGCCATGATTActaagactaactaccaatctaaTCATCATTAGcagacatggctaattgagtgacataagagaactgctgatgcacaaccaaatttcaccTGGCGAATTCTATTCTTACTCTTACTCAATAGTAAGTTGAGACTCCAACTGAGGCCCCCTAGCGAACACGAGCCTTGAGCGACCACTTACATCTAGAACCGGCCCTGCAGATTGCAATCATGAAGTAAACATCCCATCTGAGGACATGAATCAAGTTATGTTCTATTGATAATCATTAAAAATGGTTGTTTGCATGTAAATTAAGAGTTGTGAGACTGATACAGTTGCGAAACTGCCACGTGGATTACTGACCCCAAAGTACCGATTTGGTAATTTTGTATTGGGTTTAACTGTTCAAAACAAGTACCAAAAGTAAGTTCACAAATGCCTCTGCTTGTCaggaaatataaagaaaacactAATACCTGATCAAATATCTTTAATGGGACAGACAAGAAATAGTACATGTAAATTCAGTCAACCACTGACAATCCATACGTAATAGCAATAACCCATGCATTTCACATCTAGgaacacacagcaacacatgAAAAGGTATAATCATCAGATCGGGGATACAAAAATCAACATGAGTCATTCACCAGAGACAAATGAAAGCCCTTTCCATTTCTTGCTGTGCAGTAACACAAAGCAATTGTTGACCTGACTGACAAATGAGGCAAAATACCCAACCAGATGTTattggaagaaaaaaaaatcctataaaaaaatatttacataAAGAAAAGTTTGTATTAAAAAAGGTATGTCTAAGGCCCATGCCTGCACTCCCATTACCCCAGTGCTTCCCCTAGCTACACTTTCTCTGAGGTGTGGCACAGGGGCCCCGAAACAGCAACACATACTGCCAATTTGAATCAATTGGGGCCCAAAACATTTTAGTCTGAACAAAAAGAGCTAGATGGGAGTCACTATCTGGCCCGCCTAAAGTGATGGTAGAGGAAACACTGCAGCATCCCATGGGAAAATCAGCTGGCATGCTGATGAAGGGGGCAGGTCTACGCTCAGGGTTTCCAGAGCTTGAGTAGGCCGTCCTCACTGTACGTGGAGATTAGGTTCTGATGGGGGTGGTGGGCGATGCCAATCACATCCTTCTCATGGACCTGGGATGGGGGAGACAAGAGCTTATGATGAGACAAAAGTCTAATACAAACTTTAGGCTAGG is part of the Salvelinus fontinalis isolate EN_2023a chromosome 6, ASM2944872v1, whole genome shotgun sequence genome and harbors:
- the LOC129858141 gene encoding actin-3-like; this encodes MDNETFVDPILPSEGPAKVAKLIRVNEGKSQEKKKSSKSKNTSQDNPKRKSSKSSNPKTELDEEESSPKAKGIVKCTKAVVIDVGTGYMKTGFAGADAPSCVIPSVVGLARKGPLDYKHGYVGREILETLDISHVSPVHNGIVTEWDAMERLWEYAFKTLGIPSEEHAVLLCDPPLSPTTNREKLAEIMFESFSTPAMFIENQSVLSMYSYGRTSGLVLECGHGCSYAVPIDDGHYMPSYTCRAEYAGRSLDLYLQKLLQESGKGFSFDKLGLMDDIKAKCCYVAPDIDIELRVCDMVQYKLPDGNYISLGNERFLCPEVLFQPNLIGSREPGLPIMVMNCINKCDIRLKSDMLQNILICGGSTMFSGLPERLQSELNQIAPCGGTTIVASQERQNTVWLGGSILASLSSFQSLWIRRKDYEEKGPFVIYRKCF